One Petrotoga sp. 9PW.55.5.1 genomic window carries:
- a CDS encoding cobalamin biosynthesis protein CobQ, giving the protein MIDKILDRYKVHIFIGMFGSGKTELALNTAIKLKEHKDLVAIADLDFISPYFRVRDKKDILEEQGIKVITPPEKYMYADVPIISAQISGYITNPEFKTVLDIGGNEEGVRVLGSLKNYIETVDSVTYFVINTKRPFMQEKENIIRNLRLIEQSSRCKVNYLVANTNLQDETTQEIINHGEDLLEEVSAETNIPIAFTVVSEKFNNDVTTKFKKFIIKRFFREYGF; this is encoded by the coding sequence ATGATAGATAAAATTTTAGATAGATATAAAGTTCATATTTTTATAGGTATGTTTGGTTCAGGAAAAACTGAGTTAGCTCTAAACACCGCCATAAAATTAAAAGAGCATAAAGATCTTGTAGCAATAGCAGATTTAGATTTTATAAGTCCTTATTTTAGAGTAAGGGATAAAAAAGATATATTGGAAGAACAAGGTATAAAAGTTATTACTCCTCCTGAAAAATATATGTATGCTGATGTTCCAATTATTTCGGCTCAGATAAGCGGATATATCACAAACCCTGAATTTAAGACGGTCTTAGATATAGGAGGTAATGAAGAAGGGGTAAGAGTTTTGGGTTCTCTTAAAAATTATATTGAAACAGTTGATAGCGTAACTTACTTTGTTATAAATACTAAAAGACCTTTTATGCAAGAAAAAGAAAATATAATTCGTAATTTGAGATTGATAGAGCAAAGTTCAAGATGTAAAGTTAATTATTTAGTAGCAAATACTAATTTGCAAGATGAAACAACACAGGAAATAATTAACCATGGAGAAGATTTATTAGAAGAAGTATCAGCTGAAACAAATATTCCAATAGCTTTTACTGTCGTTTCAGAAAAATTTAATAATGACGTGACTACAAAATTTAAAAAGTTCATTATAAAACGATTTTTTAGAGAATATGGTTTTTAA
- a CDS encoding ferredoxin family protein, whose product MKEKKFSLEINQERCKGCGLCINACPKDVLEFSKEYNSKGYHPASIKNIENCIGCGFCYQMCPDVCITVKALEKARS is encoded by the coding sequence ATGAAAGAGAAGAAATTCTCCCTTGAAATTAACCAAGAAAGATGTAAAGGATGTGGCTTATGTATTAATGCTTGTCCAAAAGATGTTCTTGAATTTTCTAAAGAATATAATAGTAAAGGTTACCATCCGGCTAGCATAAAAAACATTGAAAACTGTATAGGATGTGGTTTTTGTTATCAAATGTGCCCTGATGTATGTATAACAGTAAAAGCTTTAGAAAAGGCAAGGAGTTGA
- a CDS encoding thiamine pyrophosphate-dependent enzyme, which yields MAYTERFKTPTALSEKEFTYCPGCHHGIVHRLIAEVIDELNIQGETLMVAPVGCAVFSYEFFDVDGTVAAHGRAPAVATGMKRANPDSIVFTYQGDGDLAAIGTTEIIHAANRGERITTIFINNAIYGMTGGQMAPTSLLGMKTTTTPYGRRENVEGYPIHVSEVLKELNGVAFLARTKVTTPQDVIKTKKYLKKAFLAQINNIGFGLVEVLSTCPTNWGLTPIESMEWLEKNMVKEFPLGVYVDKIGDAR from the coding sequence ATGGCATATACTGAAAGATTTAAAACACCTACAGCTTTAAGCGAAAAAGAATTTACTTATTGTCCCGGATGTCATCATGGAATCGTTCATAGATTAATAGCTGAGGTAATAGATGAACTGAATATACAAGGAGAAACTTTAATGGTTGCTCCTGTTGGATGCGCTGTATTTTCTTACGAGTTTTTTGATGTGGATGGAACCGTTGCAGCTCACGGAAGAGCTCCCGCAGTAGCTACCGGTATGAAAAGGGCTAATCCTGATAGCATAGTTTTTACTTATCAGGGTGATGGAGATTTAGCTGCTATTGGTACAACAGAAATTATACATGCGGCTAATAGAGGAGAAAGAATCACAACAATATTTATAAATAATGCAATTTATGGTATGACAGGTGGACAAATGGCACCAACCTCTTTGCTTGGAATGAAAACAACCACAACCCCGTATGGAAGAAGGGAAAATGTTGAAGGTTATCCTATACATGTTTCTGAGGTTTTAAAAGAGTTAAATGGAGTGGCATTTTTAGCAAGAACAAAAGTAACTACTCCCCAAGATGTTATTAAAACAAAGAAATACTTAAAAAAAGCATTTTTAGCTCAAATTAATAATATAGGTTTTGGATTGGTCGAAGTTTTGTCTACTTGTCCTACTAATTGGGGATTAACTCCAATAGAATCTATGGAATGGTTAGAAAAAAATATGGTTAAGGAATTTCCTTTAGGAGTTTATGTAGATAAAATTGGAGATGCCCGATAA
- a CDS encoding 2-oxoacid:acceptor oxidoreductase family protein encodes MSFHGLIAAGFGGQGVMLFGQIISLAAMIDGKHTTWIPSYGPEMRGGTANCTVVVSDEYIASPVLDEPNEVVAFNIPSMIKFEKTLKEGGYLLLNSSVIDRKPERKDINIIKVPANEIAEELGNLKVLNMVMLGAYIKATKCVSLQAIEKALEEKLYGKKSKLLEINKKAIKAGMRETVK; translated from the coding sequence ATGAGTTTTCATGGCTTAATAGCAGCCGGATTTGGTGGTCAAGGTGTTATGCTTTTTGGACAAATAATTTCTTTAGCAGCAATGATTGATGGAAAACACACGACTTGGATACCTTCCTATGGACCAGAAATGAGAGGAGGTACCGCAAACTGTACAGTCGTTGTTTCAGATGAATACATAGCTTCTCCTGTATTAGATGAACCCAACGAAGTAGTAGCTTTTAATATTCCGTCTATGATAAAGTTTGAAAAAACTTTAAAAGAAGGTGGATATTTATTATTAAACTCTTCGGTAATCGATAGAAAACCAGAAAGAAAAGATATAAATATTATTAAAGTTCCTGCCAATGAAATTGCAGAAGAATTAGGTAATTTAAAGGTATTAAATATGGTTATGTTGGGAGCTTACATAAAAGCTACAAAATGTGTGAGTTTACAAGCTATAGAAAAAGCTTTAGAAGAAAAGTTATATGGCAAAAAAAGTAAATTGCTTGAAATTAATAAAAAGGCAATAAAAGCAGGAATGAGAGAAACTGTAAAATAA